The proteins below come from a single Mya arenaria isolate MELC-2E11 chromosome 8, ASM2691426v1 genomic window:
- the LOC128242142 gene encoding FMRFamide receptor-like isoform X1, whose product MENSSGDQHFNIVKGWNHTVKVSNMDCMQFDNATVLTGNERLLAETSQIIYGYVLPVVCCSGILGNLMNFAILTRRKLTKSFKRLEKAANYCLIALAISDLCFCLFAFPNSFLPSNDLFEEKGFLFYYRMYCSGILNIFILTSTWLTVTMSVERYLAICHPFKQTFYLTIKKTKTVIVCVYIFCVIFNIPVFWRYDVKMVSCNNGTELFYQPVQVMLGHSEMFENIYRILWAIIGNFAPLILLIGFNICLCRKIHKSFKFRQKFRTEEQQGQSDAGQTLTITLVVIVVMFLILVAPSEVVMHVGQIMHRADDATYKTIEIVLNFMQSINFSVNFVLYCIISPYFRRTLKYILFCKWYFTRRKKFYLEVSMKKVTFSHYSQRSSSCH is encoded by the coding sequence tttcaaataTGGACTGTATGCAGTTTGACAACGCCACCGTTCTGACCGGAAATGAACGCCTTCTAGCGGAGACCAGCCAAATCATCTATGGATACGTGCTTCCGGTCGTCTGCTGCTCCGGAATATTAGGCAATCTCATGAACTTTGCTATTTTGACGAGAAGAAAATTAACCAAGTCTTTCAAACGTTTGGAAAAGGCTGCGAACTATTGTCTCATCGCGCTGGCAATCTcagatttatgtttttgtttgttcgCATTTCCAAACTCGTTTTTGCCAAGTAATGATTTATTCGAGGAGAAAGGATTCTTGTTCTATTACAGGATGTATTGTTCCGGGATactcaatatatttattttaacaagcACGTGGCTTACTGTTACCATGTCCGTGGAGCGATATCTGGCAATTTGTCATCCTTTCAAGCAGACGTTCTATCTTAccattaagaaaacaaagactgTCATAGTATGCGTGTACATATTTTGCGTGATATTCAACATTCCCGTGTTTTGGAGATATGATGTTAAGATGGTCTCCTGTAATAATGGAACGGAGCTGTTTTATCAGCCTGTCCAAGTAATGCTGGGTCAcagtgaaatgtttgaaaacatctACAGAATTCTATGGGCAATAATTGGCAACTTTGCGCCGCTGATTCTCCTGATCGGCTTCAACATCTGCTTATGCCGAAAGATCCACAAATCTTTCAAGTTCCGCCAAAAGTTCCGAACCGAGGAACAGCAAGGTCAGAGTGACGCAGGACAGACGCTGACCATAACTCTAGTTGTGATTGTTGTAATGTTTTTAATCCTAGTCGCGCCTTCGGAGGTAGTGATGCACGTGGGACAAATCATGCATCGGGCTGACGATGCGACTTACAAGAcaattgaaattgtattgaACTTCATGCAATCTATAAACTTCTCTGTAAATTTCGttttatattgcataataaGCCCGTACTTTCGACGGACACTTAAATATATCTTGTTCTGCAAGTGGTACTTCACTCGGAGAAAGAAGTTTTATCTTGAAGTATCAATGAAGAAAGTTACCTTCTCACATTACTCTCAAAGATCCAGCTCATGTCATTGA
- the LOC128242142 gene encoding FMRFamide receptor-like isoform X2, which translates to MDCMQFDNATVLTGNERLLAETSQIIYGYVLPVVCCSGILGNLMNFAILTRRKLTKSFKRLEKAANYCLIALAISDLCFCLFAFPNSFLPSNDLFEEKGFLFYYRMYCSGILNIFILTSTWLTVTMSVERYLAICHPFKQTFYLTIKKTKTVIVCVYIFCVIFNIPVFWRYDVKMVSCNNGTELFYQPVQVMLGHSEMFENIYRILWAIIGNFAPLILLIGFNICLCRKIHKSFKFRQKFRTEEQQGQSDAGQTLTITLVVIVVMFLILVAPSEVVMHVGQIMHRADDATYKTIEIVLNFMQSINFSVNFVLYCIISPYFRRTLKYILFCKWYFTRRKKFYLEVSMKKVTFSHYSQRSSSCH; encoded by the coding sequence aTGGACTGTATGCAGTTTGACAACGCCACCGTTCTGACCGGAAATGAACGCCTTCTAGCGGAGACCAGCCAAATCATCTATGGATACGTGCTTCCGGTCGTCTGCTGCTCCGGAATATTAGGCAATCTCATGAACTTTGCTATTTTGACGAGAAGAAAATTAACCAAGTCTTTCAAACGTTTGGAAAAGGCTGCGAACTATTGTCTCATCGCGCTGGCAATCTcagatttatgtttttgtttgttcgCATTTCCAAACTCGTTTTTGCCAAGTAATGATTTATTCGAGGAGAAAGGATTCTTGTTCTATTACAGGATGTATTGTTCCGGGATactcaatatatttattttaacaagcACGTGGCTTACTGTTACCATGTCCGTGGAGCGATATCTGGCAATTTGTCATCCTTTCAAGCAGACGTTCTATCTTAccattaagaaaacaaagactgTCATAGTATGCGTGTACATATTTTGCGTGATATTCAACATTCCCGTGTTTTGGAGATATGATGTTAAGATGGTCTCCTGTAATAATGGAACGGAGCTGTTTTATCAGCCTGTCCAAGTAATGCTGGGTCAcagtgaaatgtttgaaaacatctACAGAATTCTATGGGCAATAATTGGCAACTTTGCGCCGCTGATTCTCCTGATCGGCTTCAACATCTGCTTATGCCGAAAGATCCACAAATCTTTCAAGTTCCGCCAAAAGTTCCGAACCGAGGAACAGCAAGGTCAGAGTGACGCAGGACAGACGCTGACCATAACTCTAGTTGTGATTGTTGTAATGTTTTTAATCCTAGTCGCGCCTTCGGAGGTAGTGATGCACGTGGGACAAATCATGCATCGGGCTGACGATGCGACTTACAAGAcaattgaaattgtattgaACTTCATGCAATCTATAAACTTCTCTGTAAATTTCGttttatattgcataataaGCCCGTACTTTCGACGGACACTTAAATATATCTTGTTCTGCAAGTGGTACTTCACTCGGAGAAAGAAGTTTTATCTTGAAGTATCAATGAAGAAAGTTACCTTCTCACATTACTCTCAAAGATCCAGCTCATGTCATTGA